In Colias croceus chromosome 8, ilColCroc2.1, a genomic segment contains:
- the LOC123693995 gene encoding uncharacterized protein LOC123693995 isoform X2 — protein sequence MEITIIKWIQKIGLWLGPTGNEIHWLTKICISCFFLANVAQMIALFLAKNDPEKLFGCFSVLSFCGMGFIKLYSMQFKRDDWNFLLKQAFILENDELNNDDTTGVDYDTDDEDNDKFSGHILVYSRKFLSTKSLLSQMYSFTGIVYISTPFIEYGIYKIKGEVVDWLHVLPVWSPLDVSAFGYAATIIAEIIASVYCVSVHIVFDSFATGTMIFVCGQFSLLHAYSQRIGGSGKQFNLCQERDARAHYRIKKCHFIHVTLLRMVKQLDEIIRNIVGIYFFVATLTLCCVCIQLQSYMCATLTQLFLYCHYGDAVQNESVVTLGEGPFASAWWSLGIKIRSEVGILCIRMSRCCKLFAGPFNVLNLESFIQIVRTAYSYYAVLRQTSE from the exons ATGGAAATAACCATTATCAAGTGGATCCAGAAAATAGGCCTGTGGTTGGGACCAACCGGTAACGAAATACACTGGTTAACAAAAATTTGCATCAGCTGCTTCTTTCTCGCTAATGTTGCCCAGATGATTGCGTTGTTTTTGGCTAAAAACGATCCGGAAAAGCTCTTCGGCTGTTTTAGCGTACTTTCGTTCTGCGGTATGGGATTTATCAAGCTGTATTCAATGCAATTTAAAAGAGACGACTGGAACTTTTTACTAAAACAAGCTTTTATATTGGAGAATGACGAATTGAACAACGATGACACGACCGGCGTCGATTATGACACCGATGATGAGGACAATGATAAATTCTCCGGGCATATTTTGGTTTATTCGCGGAAATTTTTGTCTACAAAGTCGCTTCTCTCTCAGATGTATAGCTTTACGGGTATCGTGTATATTTCGACCCCATTTATTGAATATgggatatataaaataaaaggcgAGGTTGTGGATTGGCTGCACGTTTTGCCGGTTTGGTCTCCATTAGATGTCAGTGCATTCGGTTATGCAGCAACAATTATTGCTGAAATCATTGCTTCTGTTTATTGCGTAAGCGTACACATTGTTTTCGATTCATTCGCAACTGGTACTATGATATTTGTATGTGGCCAGTTTTCATTACTGCACGCTTATAGCCAGAGAATCGGCGGAAGTGGCAAGCAATTTAATTTATGCCAAGAACGAGACGCCCGAGCACATTATAGGATTAAGAAATGCCACTTCATTCATGTTACTTTGCTACG TATGGTCAAACAATTGGATGAAATCATAAGGAATATTGTCGGTATATACTTCTTCGTGGCTACGCTGACTCTCTGCTGTGTATGCATTCAGCTGCAATCA TACATGTGTGCGACTCTCACCCAGCTTTTTCTCTACTGTCATTACGGAGACGCTGTACAAAATGAG AGTGTTGTTACACTAGGCGAAGGCCCTTTCGCGTCAGCATGGTGGAGCCTCGGAATTAAAATCCGCTCTGAAGTTGGGATTCTTTGTATAAGAATGTCTCGCTGTTGCAAACTGTTCGCCGGACCCTTCAACGTTCTTAATTTGGAGTCTTTTATACAg ATTGTCCGGACGGCATACAGTTATTACGCAGTATTACGGCAGACATCTGAATAA
- the LOC123693995 gene encoding uncharacterized protein LOC123693995 isoform X1, producing MEITIIKWIQKIGLWLGPTGNEIHWLTKICISCFFLANVAQMIALFLAKNDPEKLFGCFSVLSFCGMGFIKLYSMQFKRDDWNFLLKQAFILENDELNNDDTTGVDYDTDDEDNDKFSGHILVYSRKFLSTKSLLSQMYSFTGIVYISTPFIEYGIYKIKGEVVDWLHVLPVWSPLDVSAFGYAATIIAEIIASVYCVSVHIVFDSFATGTMIFVCGQFSLLHAYSQRIGGSGKQFNLCQERDARAHYRIKKCHFIHVTLLRMVKQLDEIIRNIVGIYFFVATLTLCCVCIQLQSKDLSATQLISLLQYMCATLTQLFLYCHYGDAVQNESVVTLGEGPFASAWWSLGIKIRSEVGILCIRMSRCCKLFAGPFNVLNLESFIQIVRTAYSYYAVLRQTSE from the exons ATGGAAATAACCATTATCAAGTGGATCCAGAAAATAGGCCTGTGGTTGGGACCAACCGGTAACGAAATACACTGGTTAACAAAAATTTGCATCAGCTGCTTCTTTCTCGCTAATGTTGCCCAGATGATTGCGTTGTTTTTGGCTAAAAACGATCCGGAAAAGCTCTTCGGCTGTTTTAGCGTACTTTCGTTCTGCGGTATGGGATTTATCAAGCTGTATTCAATGCAATTTAAAAGAGACGACTGGAACTTTTTACTAAAACAAGCTTTTATATTGGAGAATGACGAATTGAACAACGATGACACGACCGGCGTCGATTATGACACCGATGATGAGGACAATGATAAATTCTCCGGGCATATTTTGGTTTATTCGCGGAAATTTTTGTCTACAAAGTCGCTTCTCTCTCAGATGTATAGCTTTACGGGTATCGTGTATATTTCGACCCCATTTATTGAATATgggatatataaaataaaaggcgAGGTTGTGGATTGGCTGCACGTTTTGCCGGTTTGGTCTCCATTAGATGTCAGTGCATTCGGTTATGCAGCAACAATTATTGCTGAAATCATTGCTTCTGTTTATTGCGTAAGCGTACACATTGTTTTCGATTCATTCGCAACTGGTACTATGATATTTGTATGTGGCCAGTTTTCATTACTGCACGCTTATAGCCAGAGAATCGGCGGAAGTGGCAAGCAATTTAATTTATGCCAAGAACGAGACGCCCGAGCACATTATAGGATTAAGAAATGCCACTTCATTCATGTTACTTTGCTACG TATGGTCAAACAATTGGATGAAATCATAAGGAATATTGTCGGTATATACTTCTTCGTGGCTACGCTGACTCTCTGCTGTGTATGCATTCAGCTGCAATCA AAGGACTTAAGCGCCACCCAACTAATATCACTGTTACAGTACATGTGTGCGACTCTCACCCAGCTTTTTCTCTACTGTCATTACGGAGACGCTGTACAAAATGAG AGTGTTGTTACACTAGGCGAAGGCCCTTTCGCGTCAGCATGGTGGAGCCTCGGAATTAAAATCCGCTCTGAAGTTGGGATTCTTTGTATAAGAATGTCTCGCTGTTGCAAACTGTTCGCCGGACCCTTCAACGTTCTTAATTTGGAGTCTTTTATACAg ATTGTCCGGACGGCATACAGTTATTACGCAGTATTACGGCAGACATCTGAATAA
- the LOC123694001 gene encoding acyl-CoA Delta-9 desaturase-like: protein MPPHQQAASWALFESDATKDATIVPPSADKREWKIVWRNVILFAFLHAGGVYGAYLFFTKAMWATRLFAVFLYLCSGLGITAGAHRLWAHKSYKARLPLRILLTIFNTIAFQDSALDWARDHRMHHKYSETDADPHNATRGFFFSHIGWLLVRKHPEIKAKGPTIDMSDLKADPILRFQKRYYLILMPLACFILPSYIPTLWGETMWNGYFVCAIFRYVYVLNVTWLVNSAAHKWGSKPYDKNINPVETKPVSLVVLGEGFHNYHHVFPWDYKTAELGNYSLNLTKLFIDTMAKIGWAYDLKTVSPEVIEKRVKRTGDGSHEEWGYEEIHDSPNEKVCQD from the exons ATGCCTCCCCACCAACAGGCGGCATCGTGGGCTTTATTCGAGTCGGACGCTACGAAAGACGCCACCATAGTGCCGCCCTCCGCTGACAAGCGAGAATGGAAAATCGTGTGGAGGAATGTGATCCTCTTCGCGTTTTTGCACGCGGGCGGCGTATATGGTGCCTATTTGTTCTTCACTAAGGCTATGTGGGCGACCAGACTGTTTG CGGTGTTCTTATACCTGTGTTCGGGTTTGGGCATTACAGCAGGCGCTCACAGGCTTTGGGCACACAAATCCTACAAGGCTCGGTTACCGCTGCGCATTTTGCTAACCATTTTCAACACAATTGCCTTCCAA gACTCCGCCTTGGATTGGGCAAGGGACCATCGAATGCACCACAAGTACTCGGAGACGGACGCAGACCCGCACAATGCAACTCGCGGCTTCTTCTTCTCTCACATCGGATGGCTGCTGGTTCGAAAACATCCTGAGATCAAGGCTAAGGGACCTACCATAGATATGAGCGACCTGAAAGCGGATCCAATACTTCGGTTCCAAAAACG GTACTACCTGATCTTGATGCCACTGGCTTGCTTCATTCTGCCATCATACATTCCAACGCTATGGGGTGAAACCATGTGGAATGGGTACTTCGTGTGCGCTATTTTCAGATATGTGTACGTTTTGAACGTGACTTGGCTTGTTAATTCCGCGGCACACAAATGGGGTAGCAAGCCCTACGACAAAAACATCAACCCAGTTGAAACCAAACCAGTGTCACTTGTCGTATTGGGAGAAGGCTTCCACAACTACCACCACGTCTTCCCGTGGGACTACAAAACGGCCGAACTTGGCAACTACTCCCTAAACTTGACAAAGCTCTTCATCGACACAATGGCCAAGATCGGTTGGGCGTATGACCTCAAAACCGTATCCCCTGAAGTCATCGAAAAGCGCGTCAAACGGACGGGAGACGGTTCACATGAAGAGTGGGGCTACGAAGAAATACACGACTCACCGAATGAAAAAGTGTGTCAAGACTAG